In Nakamurella antarctica, the following are encoded in one genomic region:
- the era gene encoding GTPase Era, giving the protein MSSEHRSGFGCFVGRPNTGKSTLLNAVVGQKIAITSDKPQTTRRAIRGIVTREDSQLIIVDTPGMHRPRTLLGERLGEVVRTVWSEVDVIGFTIPANEKIGPGDRRIAEELTEQAGKTPVIGIVTKTDLVKPEQLVAQLMALERIRPFADIIPVSAKADFQVQTLLDLMVTHIPVSPRLYPDAEVTDEPVETRIAEIIREATLDGAREELPHSLAALVSEILPREGKPGMLTVFATIYVERESQKAIVLGKGGEKLAAVGRSSRTQIEELLGSRVYLDLHVTVAKEWQRDPKQLRKLGFDA; this is encoded by the coding sequence GTGAGCTCCGAACATCGCTCAGGATTCGGCTGCTTCGTAGGGCGGCCCAATACTGGCAAGTCCACGTTGCTCAACGCTGTTGTCGGGCAGAAAATCGCTATCACCTCCGACAAACCGCAGACCACTAGGCGCGCGATCCGCGGAATCGTCACTCGCGAGGACTCGCAGCTCATCATCGTCGACACCCCGGGCATGCACCGCCCGCGAACGCTGCTGGGCGAACGGCTGGGCGAAGTGGTGCGGACGGTGTGGAGTGAAGTCGACGTTATCGGTTTCACCATCCCGGCCAATGAAAAGATTGGGCCGGGCGATCGGCGTATCGCCGAGGAACTGACCGAACAGGCGGGTAAGACGCCTGTCATTGGGATTGTCACGAAAACCGATCTGGTCAAACCCGAACAGTTGGTGGCGCAGCTGATGGCGCTGGAAAGGATCCGACCATTCGCCGACATCATTCCGGTGTCGGCGAAGGCGGATTTCCAAGTCCAGACTCTGCTTGACCTGATGGTGACGCACATTCCCGTTAGCCCGCGGCTGTATCCGGACGCGGAAGTGACGGATGAGCCGGTGGAGACCAGGATCGCCGAGATCATCCGCGAGGCCACCTTGGACGGAGCCAGGGAAGAGCTGCCGCATTCGTTGGCCGCGCTCGTGAGCGAAATTCTGCCGCGCGAAGGCAAGCCCGGAATGCTGACCGTCTTCGCCACCATTTACGTGGAACGCGAATCGCAAAAGGCGATCGTGCTCGGCAAAGGCGGCGAAAAGTTGGCCGCTGTCGGGCGAAGTTCGCGGACCCAGATCGAAGAATTGTTGGGCTCACGGGTCTACCTCGATCTCCACGTGACCGTCGCCAAGGAATGGCAGCGCGACCCCAAGCAGTTGCGCAAGCTCGGTTTCGATGCTTGA
- a CDS encoding hemolysin family protein has protein sequence MDATDVVLLIIAAALVPLGGLCAAADAAFTMASSARVEELHREGRRGAASFMTIVSDRPRYTNLLLLLRVAAELTATVLVSAVALSIFGFNILVGLVVIAVMIVVSYVVIGVLPRTLGRQHPYNVGLASAGLVKGLGTILSPVTSVLILGGNAITPGRGFREGPFSSEIELRELVDMAGDRGVVEETEREMLQSVFALGDTIVREVMVPRTEVVWIESNKTVRQALHLCDLSGFSRIPVIGENADDILGVVYLKDMVKRALYLPAGTSGPALTEVMRAAQFVPESKNVDALLREMQRDHTHFAVVIDEYGGAAGVVTIEDILEEIVGEITDEYDADTPDPIEHLADGSVRVSAKLSVEDLGDIFNVELPSEDVETVGGLLGQLLGRVPLAGAEAWVEGLLLRGEPGFDRRNRPRVQSVVVRRLTPAELAEPVPSPEPSPEAGTGNESAEGSELVAATEPSADHNGETKQSRKDKNRRVRTQ, from the coding sequence ATGGACGCCACCGACGTCGTACTGCTGATCATCGCTGCCGCGCTCGTGCCCTTGGGAGGCCTCTGCGCCGCAGCTGATGCCGCCTTCACCATGGCGTCTTCAGCCCGCGTCGAGGAACTACACCGCGAGGGCCGACGGGGGGCAGCGTCATTCATGACGATCGTGTCCGATCGCCCCAGGTACACCAACTTGTTGTTGCTGCTCCGGGTAGCAGCAGAACTCACTGCCACCGTGCTGGTCTCGGCTGTCGCACTGAGTATTTTTGGGTTCAACATCCTGGTCGGCCTCGTGGTAATCGCCGTCATGATCGTAGTGTCCTACGTCGTGATTGGTGTGCTGCCAAGGACTCTGGGCCGGCAACACCCCTACAACGTGGGACTAGCATCAGCGGGTTTGGTGAAGGGCCTCGGCACTATCCTCTCGCCGGTGACGAGTGTGTTGATCCTGGGAGGTAACGCGATTACTCCGGGCCGCGGATTCCGGGAAGGACCGTTTTCCTCGGAAATCGAACTTCGCGAACTGGTGGATATGGCTGGCGACCGCGGCGTAGTGGAAGAAACAGAGCGCGAGATGTTGCAGTCGGTCTTCGCCCTGGGCGACACGATTGTTCGTGAAGTGATGGTGCCACGGACCGAAGTGGTGTGGATCGAATCCAACAAGACAGTCCGCCAAGCACTGCACCTGTGTGACCTGTCGGGCTTCTCCCGGATCCCCGTCATCGGCGAAAACGCGGACGACATCCTGGGTGTCGTCTATTTGAAGGACATGGTGAAGCGGGCTCTGTATCTCCCGGCCGGGACCAGCGGCCCGGCGCTGACAGAAGTGATGCGCGCGGCGCAATTCGTCCCGGAATCAAAAAATGTCGATGCCCTGCTGCGCGAAATGCAGCGAGACCACACGCATTTCGCGGTCGTCATCGACGAATACGGCGGAGCCGCCGGCGTCGTGACCATTGAGGACATCCTTGAAGAAATCGTTGGCGAGATCACAGACGAGTACGACGCCGATACCCCCGACCCTATCGAGCATCTCGCCGACGGCTCGGTGCGCGTATCGGCGAAACTCTCCGTGGAGGACTTGGGCGACATCTTCAACGTGGAACTTCCGAGCGAGGACGTCGAGACAGTAGGCGGGTTACTGGGTCAGCTGCTCGGCAGGGTGCCGTTGGCGGGAGCAGAAGCCTGGGTCGAGGGTCTCCTACTTCGCGGCGAACCAGGATTTGATAGGCGAAACCGGCCTCGTGTCCAGAGCGTTGTGGTGCGACGGCTCACGCCCGCGGAGTTGGCCGAACCGGTACCGTCTCCGGAACCTTCTCCGGAAGCCGGTACCGGGAACGAATCAGCTGAAGGCTCCGAGTTGGTAGCTGCAACTGAGCCCAGTGCAGACCACAATGGAGAGACCAAACAATCGCGTAAAGACAAGAATCGGCGGGTGCGTACGCAGTGA
- the ybeY gene encoding rRNA maturation RNase YbeY, producing MSIEIANESGVGVDETALVSVAKFSLRELGINVLAELSILLMDVEAMTELHIKWMDEPGPTDVMSFPMDELDTARRPDESGPGPALLGDVVLCPAVALEQAKSAGHSLDDELHLLTVHGILHLLGYDHVEASQEREMFRLQNELLDSWREVRATGAAKAKFAALDAAVLDTVGLGDTVPANSPTESAVPEAKATGEANR from the coding sequence ATGAGCATTGAAATTGCAAACGAATCCGGTGTCGGCGTAGACGAGACCGCATTGGTGTCAGTTGCCAAGTTCTCGCTCCGAGAACTGGGGATCAACGTGCTTGCCGAGCTGTCCATCCTGCTGATGGACGTGGAAGCTATGACAGAACTCCACATCAAATGGATGGACGAGCCGGGTCCGACCGACGTGATGAGCTTCCCGATGGACGAGCTCGATACCGCCCGTCGCCCGGATGAGAGCGGACCGGGGCCAGCCCTTCTCGGCGATGTGGTGTTGTGTCCCGCCGTTGCGCTGGAGCAGGCGAAGTCGGCTGGCCACAGCCTTGATGATGAACTGCACCTGCTGACGGTGCACGGAATTTTACATTTGCTGGGCTACGACCACGTGGAAGCATCCCAAGAACGCGAAATGTTCCGACTGCAAAACGAGTTACTCGATTCTTGGCGTGAGGTGCGAGCAACAGGGGCGGCGAAGGCAAAATTCGCTGCGTTGGATGCGGCGGTGCTTGATACCGTTGGCCTCGGCGACACCGTCCCCGCGAACTCACCCACCGAGTCTGCTGTGCCCGAGGCGAAGGCTACGGGTGAGGCAAACCGGTGA
- a CDS encoding PhoH family protein has protein sequence MQGLLGFRDALLRQLEEQLQAEIHVRGNRMTLRGQAKDVAFGERVIKELLNVQASGSRVTPDAIRRSISMLTAGSDSPAEVLGLNIVSRRGRTIRPKTANQKKYVDAIDANTITFGIGPAGTGKTYLGMAKAVQALQTKQVSRIILTRPAVEAGERLGFLPGTLNEKIDPYLRPLYDALHDMMDPESIPRLMQAGTIEVAPLAYMRGRTLNDAFIILDEAQNTTPEQMKMFLTRLGFGSKIVVTGDVTQIDLPGGQKSGLQVVRDILRDVADVHFSILTSTDVVRHRLVGSIVEAYERWDAATAEPLPLVQNRQPGRPAQFEPHQPVAEVSGRRAAQRRARAAQAAELTERVAGEAESS, from the coding sequence ATGCAAGGGCTCCTAGGGTTTCGGGATGCCCTCTTGCGACAGCTGGAAGAACAGCTTCAGGCAGAGATTCATGTTCGCGGCAACCGGATGACGCTGCGCGGACAGGCCAAGGACGTTGCTTTTGGCGAACGCGTCATCAAGGAGCTGCTGAACGTACAGGCTTCCGGGTCGCGCGTCACCCCGGATGCGATCCGCCGGTCGATCAGCATGTTGACAGCCGGTTCGGACTCTCCCGCGGAAGTGCTGGGGCTCAATATCGTTTCCCGGCGCGGGCGCACTATTCGCCCCAAAACTGCAAACCAGAAGAAGTATGTCGACGCCATCGATGCGAACACCATCACCTTCGGCATCGGGCCTGCGGGCACTGGAAAGACCTATCTGGGGATGGCCAAGGCGGTCCAGGCCCTGCAGACAAAACAGGTGAGCCGGATCATTTTGACCCGGCCCGCGGTGGAAGCCGGCGAGCGCCTCGGGTTCCTTCCAGGCACCCTCAACGAGAAGATTGACCCCTACTTGCGTCCGCTCTACGACGCATTGCACGACATGATGGACCCGGAATCAATACCTCGGTTGATGCAGGCAGGAACCATTGAGGTCGCACCTTTGGCGTATATGCGCGGCCGAACCCTCAACGATGCCTTCATCATTTTGGACGAGGCGCAGAATACGACCCCGGAACAGATGAAGATGTTCCTGACGCGCCTGGGCTTCGGGTCGAAGATCGTTGTCACCGGAGACGTTACGCAGATCGACCTTCCGGGTGGTCAGAAGTCTGGCCTGCAGGTGGTGCGCGATATTTTGCGTGATGTCGCAGACGTCCACTTCTCGATTCTGACATCGACCGATGTGGTGCGGCATCGCCTCGTCGGTAGCATCGTCGAAGCCTACGAGCGCTGGGACGCGGCGACGGCGGAACCACTTCCTTTAGTGCAAAATCGGCAGCCCGGCCGACCAGCCCAGTTCGAGCCTCACCAGCCGGTGGCCGAGGTCTCGGGCCGGCGGGCAGCGCAGCGGCGGGCCCGGGCAGCGCAAGCTGCGGAGCTCACGGAGCGCGTCGCCGGAGAAGCTGAATCGTCATGA
- a CDS encoding HIT domain-containing protein, which produces MRVAPAPSGVLILHGWTNRRPPEHWQHTLANSLRELAIPVEYPQLEDPDTPSPRVWDRQALEGLAALPPGHRVLVAHSLGTWAIIRLAVGALRSGNHLPLDRVLLVAPVSAAVLASHPEIAAFHPATDDEEIARALALCGAVEVVVTDDDDEYFPGAGESPGRKIWASRCTCCADRGIWRWVMATASGRACCSGFSERAVRSPPIGERERRALSIRSRLALPAMSVEEREFCVFCAIAAGDLPADIVSRSDDVLAFRDLAPKAPTHILLIPTEHYANAAELACARPATAAQLISMAASIAAEEGVGDGYRLIFNTGEKGGQTVFHAHLHLLAGRGMPGF; this is translated from the coding sequence ATGAGAGTCGCCCCCGCGCCGTCCGGTGTCCTGATCTTGCACGGCTGGACCAATCGTCGGCCTCCGGAACATTGGCAGCACACATTGGCAAACTCGTTGCGCGAGTTGGCTATTCCGGTGGAATACCCGCAGCTCGAAGACCCCGACACACCGTCGCCACGGGTGTGGGACCGGCAGGCGCTAGAGGGTTTGGCGGCGCTCCCACCGGGTCACAGGGTCCTCGTCGCACACAGTCTCGGGACGTGGGCCATCATCCGGTTGGCCGTCGGCGCGCTGCGCTCGGGCAACCACCTCCCTCTCGACCGAGTGCTGTTGGTAGCACCCGTATCTGCGGCGGTGCTCGCCTCCCACCCAGAAATCGCGGCGTTTCACCCGGCAACGGATGATGAAGAGATTGCGCGGGCTCTTGCGCTCTGTGGCGCGGTGGAAGTGGTCGTCACCGATGATGATGATGAGTACTTCCCAGGTGCGGGGGAGTCGCCTGGGCGCAAGATTTGGGCGTCAAGGTGCACCTGTTGCGCGGACAGGGGCATCTGGCGTTGGGTGATGGCTACGGCGAGTGGCCGAGCGTGCTGCAGTGGGTTCTCGGAACGGGCAGTGAGATCGCCCCCAATAGGTGAGAGGGAGCGTCGCGCTCTGTCAATCCGTAGCCGACTAGCGTTACCTGCTATGAGTGTTGAAGAGAGAGAATTCTGTGTTTTTTGCGCTATTGCTGCGGGCGACCTTCCTGCCGACATCGTGAGCCGTAGCGATGACGTCCTTGCTTTCCGCGACCTCGCTCCCAAGGCTCCCACCCATATTTTGCTGATCCCCACCGAGCACTATGCGAACGCCGCTGAGCTTGCCTGCGCAAGGCCTGCGACGGCTGCCCAGCTGATCTCAATGGCGGCGTCGATTGCTGCCGAAGAAGGTGTGGGTGATGGCTATCGGCTCATTTTCAACACCGGCGAGAAGGGTGGCCAGACGGTCTTCCACGCGCATTTGCACCTTCTTGCGGGGCGAGGGATGCCAGGTTTTTAG
- a CDS encoding alpha/beta hydrolase family protein — MTKVHEYSYGSHPDQHVKLHIPTGDRLPVVLVIHGGFWRSKYGVELAEPLAADLAGMGIAAAAVEYRRVGGASGGGWPRTLADVSRAVDALATSGQYLADGRLDLSKVVAIGHSAGGHLAAWLAHRPSLRFGTAGSIGPSSNWVPLRGAVSQAGVLDLAAAVAENLGNGAIIDMMNGQPGSVPQQYHHASPMSHVGDGAQIVCVHGDLDDEVPISQSQLYVEAAILAGDPARFVPLPGVGHYELIDPEDAAWTVCRDAAVAML, encoded by the coding sequence ATGACGAAAGTCCACGAATACAGCTACGGCTCGCACCCCGACCAGCACGTGAAACTGCATATACCCACTGGCGATCGGTTGCCGGTGGTGCTGGTAATCCACGGCGGCTTCTGGCGGTCCAAGTACGGCGTGGAACTCGCCGAACCGCTGGCCGCGGACCTTGCTGGAATGGGTATCGCCGCCGCCGCTGTCGAATACCGCAGAGTGGGCGGCGCGAGCGGTGGCGGTTGGCCTCGCACGCTCGCTGACGTCAGCCGCGCAGTCGACGCGCTCGCCACCTCCGGTCAGTACCTGGCGGACGGTCGCTTGGATTTGAGCAAAGTCGTTGCTATCGGCCACTCCGCGGGCGGCCACCTCGCCGCGTGGCTCGCGCACCGCCCGTCATTGCGCTTTGGCACGGCTGGTTCCATCGGCCCGTCGAGTAACTGGGTGCCGCTGCGCGGCGCCGTGAGCCAAGCGGGCGTCTTGGACCTCGCGGCTGCCGTGGCCGAGAACCTTGGCAACGGCGCCATTATCGACATGATGAACGGCCAGCCCGGTTCCGTCCCTCAGCAATATCACCACGCCTCACCGATGTCGCATGTGGGCGACGGAGCCCAGATCGTGTGCGTCCACGGCGACTTGGACGACGAGGTGCCGATCAGCCAATCGCAGTTGTACGTCGAGGCAGCGATTCTCGCTGGCGACCCCGCCAGATTTGTTCCGCTGCCCGGGGTCGGGCACTACGAATTGATCGATCCCGAAGACGCGGCATGGACCGTGTGCCGGGATGCCGCCGTCGCGATGCTGTAA
- a CDS encoding 16S rRNA (uracil(1498)-N(3))-methyltransferase yields the protein MITARPAGAPYFLVPRMPSAGAFVLDGAEGRHAATVRRMRVGEILILTDGAGSWCSATVFAVGKAELSLLCQEAIVEPEATPRVTIVQALPKGERSDLAVDLATEAGVDVIVPWSASRCVARWSPEKAAKGVHKWQAVAREAGKQSRRVWFPLIGDLASSRQVAILIASTIAGGGTALLLHEAQSQSITEIEFPVTDVVLVIGPEGGISPDEVAEFTEAGAVPVRLGHEVLRTSTAGAVALGALGALTPRWR from the coding sequence GTGATCACCGCCCGCCCAGCCGGGGCGCCGTATTTTCTGGTGCCCCGGATGCCGTCTGCGGGCGCGTTTGTTCTCGACGGCGCCGAGGGCAGGCATGCCGCCACCGTGCGGCGGATGCGGGTGGGTGAGATTTTAATCCTTACCGACGGCGCCGGTAGCTGGTGCAGTGCAACGGTATTCGCAGTCGGCAAGGCCGAGCTGTCTCTTCTTTGCCAGGAGGCGATAGTCGAACCCGAAGCCACGCCACGGGTAACTATTGTGCAGGCGCTGCCCAAGGGGGAGCGCAGTGATCTTGCGGTCGATCTCGCGACGGAGGCGGGTGTCGACGTGATTGTCCCGTGGTCGGCGTCCCGCTGCGTAGCGCGCTGGAGTCCGGAGAAGGCGGCCAAAGGCGTCCATAAATGGCAGGCGGTCGCGCGGGAAGCGGGAAAGCAGTCGCGCCGGGTGTGGTTCCCGCTCATCGGGGATCTGGCATCCTCCCGGCAGGTGGCCATACTTATCGCCAGCACGATTGCGGGAGGCGGAACGGCGCTCCTTCTGCACGAAGCGCAATCTCAGTCGATTACCGAGATTGAATTTCCGGTAACCGATGTCGTCTTGGTGATCGGCCCGGAGGGCGGTATCTCCCCGGACGAGGTGGCGGAGTTCACCGAAGCCGGAGCGGTACCGGTTCGTCTGGGCCACGAGGTCCTCCGGACCTCGACGGCCGGCGCGGTTGCATTGGGCGCTCTCGGCGCGCTGACCCCACGGTGGCGGTAG
- the dnaJ gene encoding molecular chaperone DnaJ, which translates to MARDYYGLLGVRKDASADEIKRAYRKLARELHPDVNPDPEAQQRFKEVSSAYEVLSDPAKRQVVDLGGDPLGSGGNSSGQGQDPFGNMGFGDIMDAFFGGGGGRQRGPRSRVRQGDDALIPIELTLEECATGVAKDLAVETATICSMCQGAGTAEGTTVQVCDTCKGAGEIQQIQRSLLGQVVTARPCPVCKGFGEVIPDPCRQCNGDGRVRTRRSVRVNIPAGVGEGIRVRMSGQGEVGPGGGAPGDLYVEVREKPHDMFTRDGVDLHCTVHVPMTAAALGTSMTLTTLLDTEELDIKAGTQSGTVLTIRSKGMPRLRGTGSGNLFVHIEVITPTKVEGRQAELLRELASLRGEEQAELAERSQGSIFSRIRDSLVGR; encoded by the coding sequence GTGGCTCGCGATTATTACGGACTGTTGGGCGTTCGCAAGGATGCCTCCGCCGACGAGATCAAACGCGCTTATCGCAAGCTAGCGCGCGAATTGCATCCGGATGTCAACCCGGATCCGGAGGCGCAGCAGCGCTTCAAAGAGGTAAGTTCCGCCTACGAGGTCCTCTCGGACCCGGCGAAGCGTCAGGTCGTTGACCTTGGCGGCGACCCGTTGGGTTCCGGCGGCAACTCCAGCGGCCAAGGCCAAGACCCCTTCGGCAACATGGGCTTCGGCGACATCATGGACGCCTTCTTCGGCGGCGGCGGCGGCCGCCAGCGCGGGCCGAGATCACGCGTGCGGCAAGGTGACGACGCGCTGATCCCGATTGAGCTCACGCTGGAGGAGTGCGCGACGGGAGTTGCCAAAGATCTCGCGGTCGAGACGGCGACGATCTGCAGCATGTGCCAGGGCGCGGGAACGGCCGAAGGCACCACCGTTCAGGTGTGCGACACCTGCAAGGGGGCCGGCGAGATCCAGCAAATCCAGCGTTCGCTGCTCGGTCAAGTCGTTACTGCCCGGCCATGCCCCGTCTGCAAGGGTTTCGGCGAAGTCATCCCCGACCCGTGCCGCCAGTGCAACGGGGACGGTCGAGTGCGCACGCGCCGCAGCGTCCGAGTCAACATCCCCGCTGGTGTGGGTGAAGGCATCCGCGTGCGGATGTCGGGCCAGGGCGAAGTGGGACCAGGCGGGGGCGCGCCCGGCGACCTGTACGTTGAAGTTCGCGAAAAGCCGCACGACATGTTCACCCGCGACGGAGTCGATCTGCACTGCACGGTGCACGTCCCGATGACAGCCGCGGCGCTAGGAACGTCGATGACGCTGACCACGCTGCTCGACACCGAAGAGTTGGATATCAAGGCGGGCACCCAGTCGGGCACGGTCCTCACCATCCGCAGCAAGGGTATGCCGCGGCTGCGCGGTACTGGTTCCGGCAACTTATTCGTTCACATCGAGGTCATCACGCCGACCAAGGTCGAGGGACGTCAGGCCGAATTGCTCCGCGAACTTGCCAGCCTTCGGGGCGAGGAACAGGCAGAACTGGCCGAGCGGAGCCAAGGCTCGATATTCTCCCGGATTCGTGATTCGCTCGTAGGTCGGTGA
- the hrcA gene encoding heat-inducible transcriptional repressor HrcA, which yields MSAEDRRFEVLRAIVADYVATHEPVGSKSLVDRHQLGVSPATIRNDMAVLEEDGYIAQPHTSAGRIPTDKGYRLFVDRLSQVKPLSSGERHAIQQFLSEGVDLDDVLQRSVRLLAQITRQVAVVQYPTLSRSTVRHVEVVQLSPRKLLVVVITDTGRVEQRMVDLDHDVAEDSLVQLRLRLAESVNGRRLAEAADAVALLPNQVPTAVTGLFNSVVGVLLGALVDYSSDKLVLSGTSHLSGAWVDQPATLRGVLEALDEQVTLLKLLALATTADAVTVRIGRENDDVNLSASALVSTGYGAGETVMGGLAVVGPTRMDYPGTMSAVRAVARYVGEILAER from the coding sequence ATGAGCGCGGAAGACCGCAGATTTGAGGTTCTGCGCGCCATCGTTGCCGACTATGTTGCGACCCACGAGCCGGTGGGTTCAAAGTCTCTGGTAGATCGTCATCAATTGGGTGTCTCGCCGGCCACCATTCGCAACGATATGGCGGTGCTCGAGGAGGACGGCTACATTGCGCAACCGCACACCTCAGCCGGCCGGATTCCCACCGACAAGGGCTATCGCCTGTTCGTGGACCGGTTGTCCCAGGTCAAGCCGTTATCCAGTGGGGAACGGCACGCGATCCAACAATTCTTATCCGAGGGCGTCGACTTGGACGACGTTCTTCAGCGCAGCGTTCGGCTGCTCGCCCAGATCACCCGCCAAGTGGCGGTCGTGCAGTACCCAACACTGTCTCGCTCAACGGTGCGACATGTTGAGGTCGTTCAGCTTTCGCCGCGCAAGCTCCTCGTGGTGGTCATCACCGACACAGGGCGAGTGGAGCAGCGGATGGTCGACCTGGACCACGACGTCGCCGAGGATTCGCTGGTTCAACTCCGACTCAGGCTTGCCGAGTCGGTCAACGGACGCCGTTTGGCTGAGGCTGCAGACGCGGTCGCCTTGCTGCCCAACCAGGTGCCGACGGCGGTGACTGGCTTGTTCAATTCCGTCGTGGGCGTTTTGCTGGGCGCTCTGGTGGATTACTCCAGCGACAAGTTGGTGCTTTCTGGCACCTCTCATCTCTCCGGTGCGTGGGTGGACCAGCCTGCGACTCTGCGCGGGGTGTTGGAAGCGCTGGACGAGCAGGTCACTCTGCTGAAGCTGCTGGCCTTGGCCACAACGGCTGATGCAGTGACAGTGCGGATCGGCCGGGAGAATGATGACGTGAACCTTTCAGCTTCCGCCCTGGTGAGTACCGGCTACGGGGCGGGCGAGACGGTCATGGGTGGGCTGGCAGTGGTCGGGCCGACGAGAATGGACTACCCGGGAACTATGTCGGCCGTGCGAGCTGTTGCACGATATGTCGGGGAGATTCTCGCCGAACGGTAG
- a CDS encoding alpha/beta hydrolase family protein: MSGAIATVALLTLVAGCVATGATYPGATPAPTDIRSAASSLADPHSAAVSSSGAPEASPAEAPASGTDAISEAKALSVDSSGVDDSPAAAGDSAADSGNAVAESMVWVPAGDHRVPGTLALPAVPTEHLLPVVLLLHGDMSSRNENGDLFTRLAADLAGRGIASLRIDFAGSGDSEQSGMALDYPGMVTDATASLTYLKDDSRIDPNRVAVLGLSRGGSIAATLAGTVPGVAALAEWSGAVYNGFDEDPDGHDQARTDGYATVGGDTNPFPLSLNWFDSIEQSHPLDDVAGYTGPVLAVTGSADTVVPPVASDVLVQTLASTDVTRYVIDGADHEYDATTDDQTHAEEALAVTTHWFASRLTGSPTS, from the coding sequence ATGTCCGGTGCCATAGCTACGGTTGCCCTGCTTACCTTGGTCGCTGGGTGCGTCGCGACTGGAGCCACTTACCCGGGTGCGACACCGGCGCCGACCGACATCCGGTCGGCAGCATCGTCATTGGCCGACCCACACTCAGCGGCAGTGTCATCGAGCGGAGCGCCGGAGGCATCGCCAGCGGAGGCGCCCGCATCGGGGACTGACGCGATATCCGAGGCAAAGGCACTGAGCGTCGACTCGTCAGGAGTTGACGATTCACCGGCCGCAGCCGGGGACTCTGCCGCCGACAGTGGCAACGCGGTTGCCGAATCGATGGTGTGGGTTCCTGCTGGGGATCACCGGGTACCCGGCACGCTGGCATTGCCCGCTGTCCCGACGGAGCATCTCTTGCCGGTGGTTCTACTTCTCCACGGTGATATGAGTAGTCGCAACGAGAACGGTGACTTGTTTACCCGACTCGCCGCGGACCTAGCAGGTAGAGGCATCGCTTCGCTGCGGATAGATTTCGCCGGCTCTGGGGACTCCGAGCAGTCGGGCATGGCTTTGGACTACCCCGGTATGGTCACGGACGCAACAGCATCGCTGACGTATCTGAAGGACGATTCACGAATCGATCCGAATAGGGTCGCAGTCCTGGGGCTGTCTCGCGGAGGGTCAATCGCAGCCACCCTGGCGGGAACGGTTCCTGGTGTTGCCGCGTTGGCTGAATGGTCGGGAGCGGTGTACAACGGTTTCGACGAAGACCCCGACGGCCACGATCAGGCTCGCACGGACGGATACGCCACAGTCGGCGGAGATACCAACCCGTTTCCGTTGTCCTTGAACTGGTTTGACTCCATTGAGCAGTCCCATCCGCTAGACGATGTCGCGGGATACACCGGCCCCGTACTTGCAGTGACGGGATCGGCAGATACGGTGGTCCCGCCGGTGGCTTCGGATGTACTCGTGCAAACTCTGGCCAGCACGGATGTAACGCGCTACGTCATCGATGGCGCGGATCACGAATATGACGCGACCACTGACGATCAGACTCACGCGGAGGAAGCCCTCGCGGTGACCACTCACTGGTTTGCCTCCAGACTCACCGGATCTCCCACGAGTTGA
- a CDS encoding type II toxin-antitoxin system VapB family antitoxin, producing MIFKDVCDGRPYPDHGFSTKDWARIPPQQVRLDELIATKRELRLDTLLDDDSTFYGDLFPHAVLWNSKLYLEDGLHRALRSALQQRTVIHVRVLDLDFLKS from the coding sequence ATGATCTTCAAGGACGTATGCGACGGACGTCCCTACCCGGATCACGGTTTTTCCACGAAGGACTGGGCGCGCATTCCCCCGCAGCAGGTCCGCCTCGACGAGCTGATCGCCACCAAGCGGGAGCTGCGTCTCGACACCCTCCTAGACGACGATTCCACGTTTTACGGCGACCTCTTCCCGCACGCGGTGCTGTGGAATTCCAAACTGTACTTAGAAGACGGCTTGCACCGCGCGCTGCGTTCGGCCCTTCAGCAGCGGACCGTCATTCACGTACGGGTCCTGGATCTGGACTTCTTGAAAAGCTGA